The genomic DNA CTTCCCTAAAGCACTGCACCAGGCTTTCTGTATTCGGGTAGCCATATTGTCAGCATCGGGGTCCTGGTAATTCCCCAGGTACCCATAGACGTCTGCATTGAACAACAACACAAGGTGATAATGTGGGTGTACGCTTGTATCGCGTTCCCTGCACCATCCATAAGATGGTAATGTCGGATCTCCCGGTCTTCTGGACCGGTTATGATCTGCTCGTAACTGGCTTTTCAGTGACTCGTAGAAGCGAGTGATTGCCTGCTCATCATCCCGCTGGAAGCATATTGGTAGGTCAGGCTCCCCTGGTACATGGGACTGGGCGAATCTCGAGTCAGTACGAATACCGAGTATTCGGTTATTCTGCACCAGTGTGCCGTAGACCATGTTAAGCAGTCGGTTGAGAATATTGAGGTCAATAGGGGATTTATACTTTTGGGCTGCTGTACTTACCAATTCCTCGATTTCTTCATTGGTAAGTGAATATTGTGATTCCATAATAATCCTTAAGTATGTAAATAATCTTTGGATAATGGGTAGCCCTCACGCTACCCATGTGATGTTGGATATAACTCCTGTAGGGGAGTTACTATTACTATTGATAAGTACTGATTAGGTATGGTTCCTTAATCAAGATATATTACATATACCACTTTAAATTCATGGGTTACCCTCCCTGGTAATTTAAACTGAAGCCGCAGCGTTACTGGTCTTAAGAACAAAAAAACATTAATAAGAAAGACTTCAGTTACTCTGAAGTTATTCAGGTAAACGTAGTTTATTCATCGCAACTGATCCTGAGTTTATTAACGGGATATTAGTTCTTTCAGCTAATTCGGCTGGTTCCATTTTAGAACCAATAAACTTGACATAATTAATCCCACCTCGCTCAAATAATTGAACTATTCCTTCAGATTCAAGTTTTTCTAAAGCAGGCATCAGAATTTCAGAACGCCTGGCTGAATATGGGCCTTTTTTAATGAGATCATTCCTCCTGAAGTCGTAAGAACCATTACTAACAAGATGATCTTCCATGAACCATACCAATTTTTCTGTAGTTGTAGGCTCTCGGGTCGCATCAACCTTAGTGATAAGATGATTAATAATCCATTGTGTTATTTTAGTAGCTGATTCTAATGTCTCCTTAGTAATTATTGGCAAGTCGGGTGTAATAAACATTTGCATTACTGCTGCGATTCTCGTACCTTGTTCCATAATTCTGGAACCGAAATCATCATAGTGATGCAACTCCTCTCCTTTTTGCATGAGTTCCCTGATTCGTTTACTTTGTGTATCCCATAACGCTTTCGCCTCTTCAGATAAAGTAATACAGATACGTTCTTCATTTTTTTCTCTACGCTCTATCCCGTCTTGCAAATGCTTAACGAGAATAGAGAAAAAACCATCAAGTCCTGGTTCATCAGACCATGAACACGCATCAGGAATGTCGCATAGTTCAGGAACTTGCTCCAGATCAATCAATAATAAACGGGCTAAGAACCCTGAGTCTTTTGCAATTTTTCCCTGTTTTCCAAGATAGTAATCAAATAAACTAGGTTGCATCATTAGCAGCATGCTTAGCCGCGCGTCATCAACATCATAACTGTCTCGTGAAGCCCTGCTGTCTGCAATTCTCCCTTCCCCCCAAATAGAGTTGAGTGCTGGTGTGTTGCGGAATAGGTTACCGTCAAATAGCCCTCCAGCTTCATCAGAACCGAGCATCAATGAAGGAGAACCCAATGCTAATGCCTTTATAAGTCCCTCAATTGTTGAATCATGAATAATAAGACGCGGCCTCACGGGCTCTACTGGCTCTCTTCCCTGGCATTCCTCCAGTGCTTTGAGAGCTTCGAACTCTTCAGCGGCATCAGCTTTGTTGAATTTCTTGTTAAGCTTTTTTAATTCAGCTTTCCAGGCTGCTCGTTTCCGTTCATAAAGCATTTTCTCAACCAGAAAGTCATCTTTCAGCCCTTTCTCGAGTCGATAGATTGTTTCCATCAACATTTTGAATACTGTTGATTTCCTGCTACCAGACCTTGCTAAAAGCATGAGATAAAGCGATGTAAAGGTTCTCCCATTTTTAAGCTGAACATCAAATTTATCCTGGCAGGCATATGCCATGGCTCCAAGCAATACTATTAAAATAAGCTCAGCCGCAGCGCCTGTTTTATAATGTATATAACTGATCAACCGTTGTGCAAAAGTGGGTAGCGTCTGAAATTTGAGTGTGAGTTCTTTATTTTGCGTTGAGCTGTTTTTTTTATACATACATCCTATCTGGCTCCTCTTTTAGGTTAATTAATAAAACTACGATGCAACAACCACTCATCGATTTCTGATTCAAGCCAACCAACAGATTGTGTCCCAAGTTTTCTTTTCTTAGGAAAGGTTGGATCGTAACGTGGTGATTTAGGATTTAACCAGTCGTAAATCGTAGCCCGTGATATGCCTGTTTTATGGATAACAGCAGGTAATCGGAGTATTCTGACTGCATGTGAAGGGATCATACTTGTTTGCCTCTCATTGGTTCACTTTAGTTATGAGAGATTAGCTGGGATCAGAAATGTAAAAAATGCAGCTACCAAAAAAACATTTTTTACATGAATTAATTTGTTGATATAAAAGGTAAAAATGATATCTCTTGATAAGTTGTATGAAAAAAGTAGACGTAAGTTTGAACAGCTCTCGCAGGCGATGACTGGTTGCGAATGGAAGGAACACGCTCACGCATTGGATGAACATTGCCCAGCGATGCAGGAGGAGCTTGCAAGAATGAAATTGGTGTATTTTGATCCTGCAAGGATGGGTACAGAAGTATCGTCGTATGTTGAGCCACCACAAGGAGTATCCAGACACCATCAGGTCAACGGAGTTCTGCAAAGAAAGGACGAGTACAACGCAATATATAATCCTATAAAAGAATGTTGGAGAGATTTAGAAAATCGGATTTTTAGGGAGACAATGAGACCATTTGTCTTAGATAGTTCGATAGAAGATGTATTCATCTCACATTTGGTGTACGCCTCAATGTCGTATCAGTGGGGAGTATCCATTATACAAGATGATGAACAAGTTGCGTTTGATGCACTACTTATGGCTTCTGAGCTATTAGATAAATGTCTCGGAATGGTTTGGTTTAAAATCGAAGATGATAAAATAAAGAATCTTTCTAAGATCAGGTTTAACGCAGGAAAAAAAGGAGGTACTAAGAAGGCCGATGTATATAAAATTATACAGGGGGAGCTTGTGAGGTTAATTTATAAAAATTCTCCTGAGGATGGTTGGAAAAACAAGAGCGCTGTGATTGATGATGTCATAAATCCATTGTGGGATTTCATCGAAAAAAATAACTTTCAAGGAACACATGTAAGCAGTGAAGAATCACTGCGCGAGATAATCTTAAAAAGATGGTCATTACAGATTGATGATGTGAAACATGCCTTTAATGCTAAGGTATCAAAAAATAACAAAACTAAGATGATTAAATGAAAATCCAGATTACCGACAAAGGTGTAAGCGCCCGTGCTGAGCGCTTACACCATTTTTAGCCGACAAGCCTTATACCTCGAATGCCATCTCCAATTATACTTCCGTGCTCAGCAGCCATAACGAAGTCAGCCCACCATTGCATCATCGGGCGACGCTGTTCCAGGTAATCGCTGCGGTTATAAGCACGGCGAACCTCATTTTTATCCACGTGGGCTAATGCAGCTTCAATCACATCAGGCGGAAAACCTTGCTCGTTGAGAGCTGTACTGGCAATAGATCGCAAACCGTGTGAAACGAGCACCCCACCAAAACCTGAGCGTTTCAGCGATGCGTTAACGGTTTGACTGTTCATCGGCTGGTTTGGCTTGATGCGGCTGGGAAAGATAAATTCTCGATTTCCACTTAACGGCTTCATCATCTCCAGTATCGCAATTGCTTCATCTGACAATGGAACAGTATGGTCGCGGTTCATTTTCATGCGTGCTGCAGGAATCTTCCACTCTCGCGCTTCTATGTCTACCTCTTCCCAGCGAGCTTCAGCCGCTTCGGCAGGGCGGGTAATAGTAAGAAGTTGCCACATGAAAAGGCAGCGTGTGGAAAGGCTAATGCTGGCTGTTCGCATTGTCTGCATCAGTTGTGGTAGCTGATCCGGTCGAATGCTGGGCATGTTCTTTTTCTGAGGTTTCTCGAAGGCTTTACCGATATTAACGCTGGGAACAGCATCAATCAGCCCTGTGTTTTGGGCATAGATCATGACCTCATTAATGCGCTGGCACAGGCGACGAACGGTTTCCAGAGCTCCTCTGGCCTGAACCGGTTGGACGGCCTGAACCAGTGTATGAGCTTTAATATCTGTAACGCTAATGTCACCAATCGCAGGAAAGACATCTCTCTCAAGAGAGCGCCAGATATCCTCTGCGTAGTCTTCGGTCACACTGGCTTTCTTCACATTCCACCAACGTTCAGCCACGAGCTGGAAAGTATTGGTTTTGGCTTCCAGCGAACTGCGAAGTTGTTCTTGCTGATGTTCCTGTGGGTCGATTTGTTTCGCCAGGAGAGAGCGTGACTCTGCTCGATAGTTTCTGGCATCGGCAAGCGTAACTGACGGGTAGGGGCCTATGCTCTTCTTCGCACGTTTCTTGGTGACAGGGCGAATGTAGCGAAACTGCCAGATTTTACTCCCGCTGGATTTGATAAGTAGCTCAAGGCCATCGCCATCATAGAGAACGTAGTCCGCTTCCTTAGGTTTAGCAGATTCGATTTCTTTAACGGATAGAGGTTTGGTTTGTCTTGCCATTGCCGGGTTTCCATAGTTTTAGGCACCTCAAAAACAATAAAGCTTTATGAGGTGCCTAACAAGGTGCCTAAAAGGTTCGGATTTAATTAGTTGGCATCAGACTTCGCAGGACAAATTGAAGGCACAAAAAAGCCCGCAGGGCTTGCGCCGTGCGGGCTCTTAGGACTTCATCGGATGACTCTGGTAATCACCGATGGAGAATTTTGGTGGAGCTGGCGGGAGTTGAACCCGCGTCCGAAATTCCTACATCCTCGGCACTACATGCTTAGTCAGTCTTTACATTCGCCTGGCACCTGCGGACAGACACGCCACTACCAGACTAGCCTGATTAGTTTTAACGCTTCAACCCCAGGCAGGGCCTCCACGCGATCTCTTTTGGGTTTGACCTCTCTTTGATCCCCGTCTTAAGAGCGGAAGCTAGGGAGAGAGGGCTCAGAGCAGGTTATTAAGCTGCTAAAGCGTAGTTTTCGTCGTTTGCGACTATTTTTTGCGGCTTTTTACGAGGCCAACCGCCCCTCGGCATGCACCTTGGGTTTCGCAAATCCCGTCGAATCCAGAATCAGCCCCAATGTGTACAGCAAGTATAACAGAGTCAGGCGTGCCGTTGCCAGTGAAAAACGTGGCGTAACAGGCCGTTGAGCGTACATTTATCGTTCACGTAGCGCCTCCTTTGCCCGGTTGAACGGTTTCATCAGGTATTCAAAGATGGTTTTTTCACCGGTTTTGATATCGACGCTGGCGACCATTCCTGGGGTAATGGAGAAATGGCGTCCGGCTTTGTTGGTCAGGTAATCCTGATGAGTGCGGATAAACACGCGGTAATAGGTGATTTCAGGCTTAATTTTGTCCTGAATGGTGTCCGGCGAGATAGTCTCAACTTCTCCGTCTAGCCCGCCGTAGATGGCGTAATCGTAGGCGGTAAGCTTAACCAGCGCCCGCTGTCCGGGGTGGATAAAGGCAATATCGCGCGGCGACAGGCGGGCTTCAATCAGCAGCCGATCGTCAATAGGGACTATTTCCATCAGATCACCGTTCGGTGGGATGACGCCGCCGAGCGTGGTTACCTGCACGTTTTTCACAATCCCGCGCACCGGGGAGCGCACCGTCAGACGGGTGACCGAATCTTCACGACCGCGAATGATCGCCTGCAGCATGTCGACTTCAGCGTTGGCCTTGGAAAGTGCCTCGCGCGCCTGTACGTAGTACTGCGATCGCAGGTCGGTAAGCCTTAGCCCGAGATCGCTTTTCTGGCGCTGGAGGCGCAGCACTTCCACGTGGCTGGCGGCACCGCTCTTCTCAAGGCGTTGGGTGATGGCCAGCTCTTTATCCACCGACACCATCGCATCCTTCAGCTCAGCCTCAGAATCTGACAGCTGCGCGCGGCGGGTACGATAGAGGCGCGTTTCGCTGGCGATAAGGTCCGGCCAGGCTTTCAGTTCTTTTGGGAAGATCGGCGGACTGTCGTTTACTTCCGCATACAGGCGGGCGCTGGAGGCCAGCGACGCGCGGTAGCGCGCGGTGCTTTCGCCCATGTTGGATTCCGAACGGGTAGGGTCGAGGCGGGCGACAATCTGCCCGGCGTGCACCTTATCGCCCTCGCGGACGTTCAGTTCGGCCAGAATGCCGCCGTCCAGTGATTGCAGCACCTGCTCGTGTGAGCTGGGAATCACCTTGCCGGTGCCGGTGGCCACTTCGTCGAGCGTACCGAACCACGACCAGACGCCGAGCGCAATAAACATCAGCGTGCTCAGCAGGACAATGCGGCTGGCGCCGGAAAAGGCCACGTCGCGGCCGATGTCCAGGTCCTCCATCGCGCTATCATGTTGGCTGGTTTTCATGTTTCCACTCCTTCCCGCTTACAGCCTGCGCGCTGGCGCGACCCTGGTTTAACACCTGTGATTTTGGCGCATCCATGGCGATATATCCGTCATTAAGCACCACGACCCGATCGACCAGATCCAGCACCGGCACGCGGTGGGTGGCAACGATCAGCGTACGATTGCCCAGCCATTGATTCAGCCGCTGGATAAATTCGCGCTCGGTATGATCGTCAAGCGAGGCGGTTGGTTCGTCGAGCAGCACGATATTCGGGGATCGCAGCAGCATGCGCGCCAGCAGAATTGACTGGCGCTGGCCGCCGGAAAGACCGTTGCCGCCCTCCATAATCAGGTGATCCAGACCCTTAGGCAGCCGTTGGACGAACTGGCTGGTACCGGCGATGTCCAGCGCATCAAAAATGTCCTGGTCGCTGGCGTGCGGCGCGCCCATCGTCAGGTTTTCGCGCAGGGTGCCGTAGAACAGCCGCGCATTCTGGCTCAGGAGGCCAATGTTGCGTCGTAGGTCGGCGACGTCGATCTGCGCGAGGCTGAGATCGTCGAGCCGCGCCTCGCCGCTGACTAAATCAATACCGCCCGCCAGCGCGTGCAGCAGGGTCGATTTTCCCGCGCCGTTGCGGCCAAGCAGCGCCACTCGCTCGCCCTGACGGATTTCCAGACGCGCAATTTTCAGCGGGATGCGCTGATCTTCACTGTGGTAGCGGAACTGGGCCTCTTCCAGCAGATAATGACCGTGGAAAATCTCCCGGTGCACGACACTGCCGCTGCGCTGGGTCTCCGTCGGTAGCTGCATAATGCTGTCCAGCCCCGCTTTGGCGATTTTTACCTGCTGCCAGCGGGTCAGCACGCCGCACAGGTTGGCCATTGGCGCAATCATTCTTGACGCCAGCATTGAGGCGGCGACCACCGAGCCGGTCGTCAGCTCGCCTTCAATCACCATCGGCGCGCCGAACAGAATGACGGCGCTATAGACCAGACTTTGTACGGTGATGCCCCAGCTAATCAGTCCCTGGCTCAGCTCGCGGGTACGCAGCGCCGATTCCGAGGTAATGCGAATGTAGCTGTTCCACTGCTGTAAAAAGCGGTTTTCCGCCTGCATCAGCTTGATGTCTTCAAGTCCCTGCACGCTCTCAACCAGCACCGCGTTGCGCAGGGTTGATTCATGGGCGCTCTGGTTGGCCAGCTTCGCCAGCCGTTTTTGCATCAGGATACCGGGCAGCACCATGACGA from Klebsiella sp. WP3-W18-ESBL-02 includes the following:
- a CDS encoding integrase; this encodes MARQTKPLSVKEIESAKPKEADYVLYDGDGLELLIKSSGSKIWQFRYIRPVTKKRAKKSIGPYPSVTLADARNYRAESRSLLAKQIDPQEHQQEQLRSSLEAKTNTFQLVAERWWNVKKASVTEDYAEDIWRSLERDVFPAIGDISVTDIKAHTLVQAVQPVQARGALETVRRLCQRINEVMIYAQNTGLIDAVPSVNIGKAFEKPQKKNMPSIRPDQLPQLMQTMRTASISLSTRCLFMWQLLTITRPAEAAEARWEEVDIEAREWKIPAARMKMNRDHTVPLSDEAIAILEMMKPLSGNREFIFPSRIKPNQPMNSQTVNASLKRSGFGGVLVSHGLRSIASTALNEQGFPPDVIEAALAHVDKNEVRRAYNRSDYLEQRRPMMQWWADFVMAAEHGSIIGDGIRGIRLVG
- a CDS encoding AlpA family transcriptional regulator, whose amino-acid sequence is MIPSHAVRILRLPAVIHKTGISRATIYDWLNPKSPRYDPTFPKKRKLGTQSVGWLESEIDEWLLHRSFIN
- a CDS encoding inovirus Gp2 family protein, producing the protein MESQYSLTNEEIEELVSTAAQKYKSPIDLNILNRLLNMVYGTLVQNNRILGIRTDSRFAQSHVPGEPDLPICFQRDDEQAITRFYESLKSQLRADHNRSRRPGDPTLPSYGWCRERDTSVHPHYHLVLLFNADVYGYLGNYQDPDADNMATRIQKAWCSALGKVRISRSFLPKLTR
- a CDS encoding HlyD family type I secretion periplasmic adaptor subunit, with the protein product MEDLDIGRDVAFSGASRIVLLSTLMFIALGVWSWFGTLDEVATGTGKVIPSSHEQVLQSLDGGILAELNVREGDKVHAGQIVARLDPTRSESNMGESTARYRASLASSARLYAEVNDSPPIFPKELKAWPDLIASETRLYRTRRAQLSDSEAELKDAMVSVDKELAITQRLEKSGAASHVEVLRLQRQKSDLGLRLTDLRSQYYVQAREALSKANAEVDMLQAIIRGREDSVTRLTVRSPVRGIVKNVQVTTLGGVIPPNGDLMEIVPIDDRLLIEARLSPRDIAFIHPGQRALVKLTAYDYAIYGGLDGEVETISPDTIQDKIKPEITYYRVFIRTHQDYLTNKAGRHFSITPGMVASVDIKTGEKTIFEYLMKPFNRAKEALRER
- a CDS encoding YfjI family protein; the protein is MYKKNSSTQNKELTLKFQTLPTFAQRLISYIHYKTGAAAELILIVLLGAMAYACQDKFDVQLKNGRTFTSLYLMLLARSGSRKSTVFKMLMETIYRLEKGLKDDFLVEKMLYERKRAAWKAELKKLNKKFNKADAAEEFEALKALEECQGREPVEPVRPRLIIHDSTIEGLIKALALGSPSLMLGSDEAGGLFDGNLFRNTPALNSIWGEGRIADSRASRDSYDVDDARLSMLLMMQPSLFDYYLGKQGKIAKDSGFLARLLLIDLEQVPELCDIPDACSWSDEPGLDGFFSILVKHLQDGIERREKNEERICITLSEEAKALWDTQSKRIRELMQKGEELHHYDDFGSRIMEQGTRIAAVMQMFITPDLPIITKETLESATKITQWIINHLITKVDATREPTTTEKLVWFMEDHLVSNGSYDFRRNDLIKKGPYSARRSEILMPALEKLESEGIVQLFERGGINYVKFIGSKMEPAELAERTNIPLINSGSVAMNKLRLPE
- a CDS encoding type I secretion system permease/ATPase; amino-acid sequence: MNRADISESYLNEKTLSHWARAMSYVAAHYRIACSPGMLQANAPWFKDKSLLPALTQLARQAGLSVQLLEANSTTLGSWRLPVVATLDDGQLAIVERFDGESTVDVCFIDDEHQRNRLPLADLMPRIEYVVALRPLSALRDSRVDNYVSRFSPDWLKVLVLKDLRPYGPVMLAAFLVNVLSLGGIIFSMQVYDRVIPAQSYPTLYVLAFGVLLSVIFGFILRVARSHIMDVLGKRADLRISDRIFSHALRLRNSAIPRSTGSFISQLRELEQIRETITSSTLSTIVDLPFFFLFVVVLGIISPPLAWIAPVAAIVMVLPGILMQKRLAKLANQSAHESTLRNAVLVESVQGLEDIKLMQAENRFLQQWNSYIRITSESALRTRELSQGLISWGITVQSLVYSAVILFGAPMVIEGELTTGSVVAASMLASRMIAPMANLCGVLTRWQQVKIAKAGLDSIMQLPTETQRSGSVVHREIFHGHYLLEEAQFRYHSEDQRIPLKIARLEIRQGERVALLGRNGAGKSTLLHALAGGIDLVSGEARLDDLSLAQIDVADLRRNIGLLSQNARLFYGTLRENLTMGAPHASDQDIFDALDIAGTSQFVQRLPKGLDHLIMEGGNGLSGGQRQSILLARMLLRSPNIVLLDEPTASLDDHTEREFIQRLNQWLGNRTLIVATHRVPVLDLVDRVVVLNDGYIAMDAPKSQVLNQGRASAQAVSGKEWKHENQPT